In a genomic window of Streptococcus oralis:
- a CDS encoding nucleobase:cation symporter-2 family protein yields the protein MQKQEKHSQAAVLGLQHLLAMYSGSILVPIMIATALGYSAEQLTYLISTDIFMCGVATFLQLQLNKYFGIGLPVVLGVAFQSVAPLIMIGQSHGSGAMFGALIVSGIYVVLISGIFSKVANLFPSIVTGSVITTIGLTLIPVAIGNMGNNVPEPTGQSLLLAAITVLTILLINIFTKGFIKSISILIGLVVGTAIAATMGLVDFSPVAAAPLVHVPTPLYFGMPTFEISSIVMMCIIATVSMVESTGVYLALSDITNDPIDSTRLRNGYRAEGLAVLLGGIFNTFPYTGFSQNVGLVKLSGIKTRLPIYYAAGFLVLLGLLPKFGALAQIIPSPVLGGAMLVMFGFVSLQGMQILARVDFANNEHNFLIAAVSIAAGVGLNNSNLFVSMPTAFQMFFSNGIVVASLLAIVLNAVLNRKKK from the coding sequence ATGCAAAAACAAGAAAAACACTCACAAGCAGCCGTTCTTGGCTTACAGCACTTACTAGCCATGTACTCAGGATCCATCCTGGTTCCCATCATGATTGCGACAGCTCTGGGCTATTCAGCTGAGCAATTGACCTACCTGATTTCTACCGATATCTTCATGTGTGGGGTGGCGACCTTCCTCCAACTCCAACTCAACAAATACTTTGGGATTGGACTACCAGTCGTTCTCGGAGTTGCCTTCCAATCCGTCGCTCCTTTGATTATGATTGGGCAAAGTCACGGTAGCGGTGCTATGTTTGGTGCCCTTATCGTTTCTGGGATTTATGTAGTTCTGATTTCAGGTATTTTCTCAAAAGTAGCCAATCTCTTCCCATCTATCGTAACAGGATCTGTTATTACCACGATTGGATTGACCCTGATTCCAGTCGCTATCGGAAATATGGGAAATAATGTTCCAGAGCCAACTGGTCAAAGCCTTTTGCTTGCAGCTATCACTGTTTTGACTATCCTCTTGATCAACATCTTTACCAAAGGATTTATTAAGTCGATTTCGATTTTGATTGGGTTGGTCGTTGGAACTGCCATTGCTGCTACCATGGGCTTGGTAGATTTCTCCCCTGTTGCGGCAGCACCGCTTGTCCATGTCCCAACTCCACTCTACTTTGGGATGCCAACTTTTGAAATCTCTTCTATTGTCATGATGTGTATCATTGCAACGGTGTCTATGGTTGAATCCACTGGTGTTTATCTGGCCTTGTCTGATATTACCAATGACCCAATCGACAGCACACGCCTTCGCAACGGTTACCGCGCAGAAGGTTTGGCCGTACTTCTCGGAGGAATCTTTAACACCTTCCCTTACACAGGATTTTCACAAAACGTTGGTTTGGTTAAATTATCAGGTATCAAGACCCGTCTGCCAATCTACTACGCAGCTGGTTTCCTAGTCCTCCTTGGACTCCTTCCTAAGTTTGGAGCCCTCGCCCAAATCATTCCAAGCCCTGTCCTTGGAGGGGCCATGCTGGTGATGTTTGGCTTTGTTTCCCTTCAAGGGATGCAAATCCTTGCCCGCGTTGACTTTGCTAACAATGAACATAACTTCCTTATCGCAGCAGTTTCAATCGCTGCAGGTGTCGGACTCAACAATAGTAATCTCTTCGTCAGCATGCCGACAGCCTTCCAAATGTTCTTCTCAAACGGAATCGTCGTAGCCAGCTTACTGGCCATTGTACTCAATGCCGTCCTAAACCGGAAAAAGAAATAA
- a CDS encoding xanthine phosphoribosyltransferase, translated as MKLLEERILKDGHILGDNILKVDSFLTHQVDFSLMREIGKVFAEKFASAGITKVVTIEASGIAPAVFTAEALNVPMIFAKKAKNITMNEGILTAQVYSFTKQVTSTVSIAGKFLSPEDKVLIIDDFLANGQAAKGLIQIIEQAGAKVEAIGIVIEKSFQDGRDLLEKAGYPVLSLARLDRFENGQVVFKEADL; from the coding sequence ATGAAATTATTAGAAGAGCGCATCCTCAAGGATGGGCATATCTTGGGTGACAACATCCTCAAGGTGGATTCCTTTTTAACCCACCAAGTTGACTTTAGCTTGATGCGAGAGATTGGTAAGGTTTTTGCGGAAAAATTCGCTTCTGCTGGCATTACCAAGGTCGTAACCATTGAAGCGTCAGGTATTGCCCCAGCCGTTTTTACAGCTGAAGCTTTAAATGTTCCCATGATTTTCGCCAAGAAAGCTAAAAACATCACCATGAACGAAGGCATCTTAACCGCCCAAGTCTACTCCTTTACCAAGCAGGTGACCAGCACCGTTTCCATCGCTGGAAAATTCCTCTCACCAGAGGACAAGGTCTTGATTATCGATGATTTCCTAGCAAATGGACAAGCTGCCAAAGGCTTGATCCAAATCATCGAACAAGCCGGAGCAAAAGTTGAAGCGATTGGTATTGTGATTGAAAAATCTTTCCAAGATGGTCGTGATTTGCTTGAAAAAGCAGGATATCCCGTCCTATCACTGGCCCGTTTGGATCGTTTTGAAAATGGTCAGGTCGTATTTAAGGAGGCAGATCTCTAA
- a CDS encoding bleomycin resistance protein codes for MDYQAVIPEFVVSDLEKSRHFYCDLLGFSVEYERPEEKFLFLSLEDCQLMLEEGSTEELAQLTYPFGRGVNISFGIEDVPQLHQKLLEADYPIYRPLTKRTFRVGDHYIYPHEFAVLDPDGYFLRFSE; via the coding sequence ATGGACTATCAAGCTGTCATTCCTGAATTTGTAGTATCTGACCTCGAAAAGTCACGCCACTTCTACTGCGACTTGCTGGGATTTTCTGTCGAATACGAGCGTCCAGAGGAGAAATTTCTCTTCCTCTCGCTTGAAGACTGCCAACTTATGCTAGAAGAAGGCAGCACAGAAGAATTAGCCCAACTAACCTATCCTTTCGGGCGCGGTGTCAATATTTCCTTTGGCATTGAAGATGTCCCACAGCTCCACCAAAAACTGCTGGAAGCTGACTATCCTATTTATCGTCCTTTGACTAAGAGAACATTTCGTGTTGGGGATCACTACATCTATCCTCACGAATTTGCCGTTTTGGATCCAGATGGTTATTTTTTAAGATTTAGCGAATAG
- a CDS encoding exodeoxyribonuclease III → MKLISWNIDSLNAALTSDSARAKLSQEVLQTLVAENADIIAIQETKLSAKGPTKKHIEVLEELFPGYENTWRSSQEPARKGYAGTMFLYKKELTPTISFPEIGAPSTMDLEGRIITLEFDTFFVTQVYTPNAGDGLKRLEERQVWDVKYAEYLAQLDKEKPVLATGDYNVAHKEIDLANPASNRRSPGFTDEERAGFTNLLATGFTDTFRHIHGDVPERYTWWAQRSKTSKINNTGWRIDYWLTSNRVADKVTKSDMIDSGARQDHTPIVLEIEL, encoded by the coding sequence ATGAAACTCATATCATGGAATATTGATTCCCTCAATGCAGCCCTAACGAGCGACTCAGCTCGTGCAAAATTGTCCCAAGAAGTCCTACAAACCTTGGTAGCCGAAAATGCTGATATTATCGCTATCCAAGAAACCAAGCTTTCTGCCAAGGGCCCTACTAAGAAACACATAGAAGTGCTTGAAGAACTCTTCCCAGGTTATGAAAACACTTGGCGTTCCTCTCAAGAACCTGCTCGCAAAGGCTACGCTGGAACCATGTTCCTCTATAAGAAAGAACTCACACCAACGATTAGCTTCCCAGAAATCGGTGCTCCTTCTACCATGGATTTGGAAGGCCGCATCATCACCTTGGAATTTGATACATTTTTCGTAACGCAAGTTTACACTCCAAACGCTGGTGATGGGCTCAAACGCTTGGAAGAACGCCAAGTCTGGGATGTCAAATATGCTGAGTATTTGGCGCAACTAGACAAAGAAAAACCAGTCCTTGCGACTGGAGACTACAACGTAGCTCACAAGGAAATCGACCTTGCAAATCCTGCCAGCAACCGCCGTTCACCAGGATTTACAGACGAGGAGCGTGCTGGATTTACCAACCTCTTGGCAACTGGATTTACTGACACCTTCCGCCATATTCACGGCGATGTCCCAGAACGTTATACTTGGTGGGCCCAACGTAGCAAGACTTCTAAAATCAACAATACAGGCTGGAGAATCGACTACTGGCTCACTAGCAACCGCGTGGCTGACAAGGTGACCAAGTCTGACATGATTGACTCAGGTGCGCGTCAAGACCATACGCCGATTGTATTGGAAATTGAACTTTAA
- a CDS encoding DUF3290 family protein, with the protein MKFYSYDYVLSQIGQQNGIMIGLGIVLLAVTGFLAFKAYHDKKGTKFRELVMISALTLLALLLVSITTYQNNQVSNNKFQASLHFIELVSKELGVDKSEVYVNTSADTDGALIKVGDHYYRALNGSEPDKYLLEKVELYKTDAIELVEVNK; encoded by the coding sequence ATGAAATTCTATTCTTATGACTATGTCCTCAGCCAAATCGGTCAGCAAAATGGCATCATGATTGGTTTAGGGATTGTTTTATTAGCTGTGACAGGATTTTTAGCTTTCAAGGCTTATCATGATAAAAAGGGGACCAAATTTCGTGAGTTGGTCATGATTTCAGCCTTGACCTTATTAGCTCTCCTTTTAGTCAGCATCACGACTTATCAAAACAATCAAGTTTCTAATAATAAATTTCAAGCTTCACTTCATTTCATCGAGCTTGTTTCCAAAGAATTGGGAGTAGACAAGTCAGAGGTCTATGTCAATACTTCTGCGGATACTGATGGCGCACTTATCAAGGTAGGAGATCACTATTATCGTGCCTTGAACGGAAGTGAGCCAGACAAGTACCTGCTAGAGAAAGTGGAATTGTATAAAACAGATGCAATTGAACTGGTGGAGGTGAACAAATGA
- a CDS encoding DUF421 domain-containing protein, translated as MTLNYIEILIKLALGLFSLVFVINVTGKGNLAPNSAIDQIQNYVLGGIIGGVIYNSAISILQYAVILIMWTILVLTLKWLNNNIHFVKRLIDGKPTLLIKNGKIDPEACRSVGLSAADVALKLRSQGIFQMKQVKRAMQEQNGQLIVVQMGDENPKYPVVTDGVIQVEILETIGRSEEWLLDNLSKQGYDNVVNIFIAEYDKGVVSVVTYE; from the coding sequence ATGACACTCAATTATATCGAAATTTTAATCAAACTAGCCTTGGGTCTCTTTTCTCTTGTTTTCGTAATTAATGTGACAGGAAAGGGCAACCTAGCGCCTAACTCAGCAATAGATCAAATTCAGAACTATGTACTCGGGGGGATCATCGGTGGGGTGATTTACAATAGTGCCATCAGTATCCTTCAGTATGCAGTTATCTTGATCATGTGGACCATTCTGGTCTTGACTCTCAAATGGCTTAACAACAATATTCACTTTGTGAAACGTTTAATTGATGGGAAGCCAACCCTGCTCATCAAAAATGGGAAGATTGATCCAGAAGCCTGCCGTTCGGTTGGTTTATCAGCAGCGGACGTAGCACTTAAGCTCCGTAGCCAGGGAATTTTCCAAATGAAACAAGTTAAACGCGCTATGCAGGAGCAGAACGGTCAACTTATCGTAGTCCAAATGGGAGATGAGAATCCCAAGTATCCTGTTGTCACAGACGGTGTTATCCAAGTCGAAATTTTGGAGACCATTGGTCGCAGCGAAGAATGGCTACTTGATAACCTCAGCAAACAAGGGTATGACAATGTTGTCAATATCTTTATCGCTGAGTATGACAAGGGTGTCGTCTCAGTCGTAACTTATGAATAA
- a CDS encoding ABC transporter ATP-binding protein: MSIIQKLWWFFKLEKRRYLVGIVALVLVSVLNLIPPMVMGRVIDAITSGKLTQQDLLLNLFYLLLAAFGMYYLRYVWRMYILGTSYRLGQIMRSRLFEHFTKMSPAFYQTYRTGDLMAHATNDINALTRLAGGGVMSAVDASITALVTLLTMLFSISWQMTLVAILPLPFMAYATSRLGRKTHKAFGESQAAFSELNNKVQESVSGIKVTKSFGYQADELKSFQAVNELTFQKNLQTMKYDSLFDPMVLLFVGSSYVLTLLVGSLIVQEGQITVGNLVTFISYLDMLVWPLMAIGFLFNITQRGKVSYQRIEDLLSQESPVKDPEFPLDGIENGRLEYAIDSFAFENEETLTDIHFSLAKGQTLGLVGQTGSGKTSLIKLLLREYDVDKGAIYLNGHDIRNYRLTDLRSLMGYVPQDQFLFATSILDNIRFGNPNLPLSAVEEATKLAQVYQDIVAMPQGFDTLIGEKGVSLSGGQKQRLAMSRAMILDPDILILDDSLSAVDAKTEYAIIDNLKETRKDKTTIITAHRLSAVVHADLILVLQNGQIIERGRHEDLLAMDGWYAQTYQSQQLEMKGEEDAE; this comes from the coding sequence ATGTCCATTATTCAAAAACTCTGGTGGTTTTTCAAGTTAGAAAAGCGCCGTTATTTAGTCGGGATTGTGGCCTTGGTCTTGGTTTCCGTCCTCAATCTCATTCCCCCCATGGTCATGGGACGGGTGATTGATGCCATTACGTCGGGGAAATTAACCCAGCAGGACCTCCTTCTTAATCTATTTTATCTGCTGCTGGCAGCCTTTGGGATGTACTATCTGCGCTATGTTTGGCGCATGTATATCCTTGGCACCTCCTACCGTCTGGGGCAGATTATGCGGTCTCGTTTGTTTGAGCATTTTACTAAAATGTCGCCAGCCTTTTATCAGACCTATCGGACGGGGGATCTGATGGCACACGCTACAAATGACATCAATGCCTTGACGCGTCTGGCAGGTGGCGGAGTCATGTCAGCAGTGGATGCTTCTATCACGGCACTGGTGACTTTGTTGACCATGCTCTTTAGCATTTCATGGCAAATGACTTTGGTTGCCATTCTTCCCTTGCCTTTTATGGCTTATGCGACCAGTCGTCTAGGGAGAAAGACCCACAAGGCCTTTGGCGAGTCACAGGCAGCCTTTTCTGAACTCAATAACAAGGTGCAGGAGTCTGTATCAGGTATCAAAGTGACCAAATCTTTCGGTTATCAGGCGGATGAGTTGAAGTCCTTTCAGGCAGTCAATGAATTGACCTTCCAAAAGAATCTCCAAACCATGAAATACGATAGTCTCTTTGACCCTATGGTTCTCTTGTTTGTTGGTTCGTCCTACGTTTTAACTCTTTTGGTCGGTTCTTTGATTGTTCAGGAGGGGCAGATTACGGTTGGAAATCTGGTTACCTTTATCAGCTACTTGGATATGCTGGTTTGGCCTCTTATGGCTATTGGTTTCCTCTTTAATATTACTCAGCGAGGGAAGGTGTCCTATCAGCGGATTGAGGATCTTTTGTCTCAGGAATCACCTGTAAAAGATCCTGAATTTCCTCTGGACGGTATTGAAAATGGGCGCTTGGAGTATGCTATTGACAGCTTTGCCTTTGAAAATGAGGAGACACTGACGGATATTCACTTTAGCTTGGCAAAAGGGCAAACTCTGGGCTTGGTTGGTCAGACAGGCTCTGGGAAAACATCCTTGATTAAACTTCTCTTGCGAGAATACGATGTAGATAAAGGAGCTATTTACCTAAATGGTCATGACATTCGGAATTATCGTCTGACGGACCTTCGCAGCCTTATGGGCTATGTTCCTCAGGACCAGTTCCTCTTTGCGACCTCTATTTTAGACAATATCCGCTTTGGCAATCCTAATTTACCCCTTTCAGCAGTTGAGGAAGCGACCAAGCTAGCACAAGTTTACCAAGATATTGTAGCCATGCCTCAGGGATTTGATACGTTGATTGGTGAAAAGGGAGTCAGTCTTTCTGGTGGTCAAAAGCAACGTCTGGCCATGAGTCGGGCTATGATTTTAGACCCTGACATCTTGATTCTAGATGATTCTTTGTCAGCCGTGGATGCTAAGACAGAGTATGCGATTATCGACAATCTCAAGGAAACGCGTAAGGATAAGACAACCATCATCACGGCTCATCGCCTCAGTGCAGTTGTCCATGCAGATCTAATCTTGGTTCTGCAAAATGGCCAAATTATAGAACGGGGTAGACACGAAGACTTGCTAGCCATGGATGGCTGGTATGCCCAAACTTACCAGTCTCAGCAGTTGGAAATGAAAGGAGAGGAAGATGCAGAATAA